From Fundulus heteroclitus isolate FHET01 chromosome 14, MU-UCD_Fhet_4.1, whole genome shotgun sequence, the proteins below share one genomic window:
- the LOC118565637 gene encoding uncharacterized protein LOC118565637, translating to MFSCIWKKQKKSPPGDVRSGDGDSASLQKRLQREAWSPISTTTPDTSEAPRTRKTSFWQRWSLHNKKSPPGDVCSGDGDSASLQKRLQREAWSPISTTTPDTSEAPRTRKTSFWQRWSLHNKKSPPGDVRSGDGDSASLQKRLQREAWSPISTTTPDTSEAPRTRKTSFWQRWSLHNKKSPPGDVRSGDGDSASLQKRLQREAWSPISTTTPDTSEAPRTRKTSFWQRWSLHNKKSPPGDVRSGDGDSTSLQKRLQREAWSPISTTTPDTSEAPRTRKTSFWQRWSLHNKISPQSDVRSGNGESLSLQKSQQTEAPSPSTITTSEAPRTRKTSFWNCWRLLNKKKQSHLQQDVDAVTIHSPSVTEMSCCTSEKSQGVETGVEFRASPVLDSPVSAHHEPHLQAVQQCSTTIQCTGDFGDVEDGGLDGSPASSREGDSHTGQNSRVEETVLSSTATAQIINNQEDCKESEADVQDNIQPASESQDKTPEKECP from the exons atgttttcctgcatttggaaaaaacaaaag aaaagcccTCCAGGGGATGTACGCTCTGGAGATGGTGATAGCGCAAGTCTGCAGAAGag GCTACAGAGAGAGGCATGGTCTCCCATTTCCACCACAACCCCTGATACCAGCGAGGCTCCCAGGACTAGAAAAACCTCCTTCTGGCAACGCTGGTCTCTTCATAACAAG aaaagcccTCCAGGGGATGTATGCTCTGGAGATGGTGATAGCGCAAGTCTGCAGAAGag GCTACAGAGAGAGGCATGGTCTCCCATTTCCACCACAACCCCTGATACCAGCGAGGCTCCCAGGACTAGAAAAACCTCCTTCTGGCAACGCTGGTCTCTTCATAACAAG aaaagcccTCCAGGGGATGTACGCTCTGGAGATGGTGATAGCGCAAGTCTGCAGAAGag GCTACAGAGAGAGGCATGGTCTCCCATTTCCACCACAACCCCTGATACCAGCGAGGCTCCCAGGACTAGAAAAACCTCCTTCTGGCAACGCTGGTCTCTTCATAACAAG aaaagcccTCCAGGGGATGTACGCTCTGGAGATGGTGATAGCGCAAGTCTGCAGAAGAG GCTACAGAGAGAGGCATGGTCTCCCATTTCCACCACAACCCCTGATACCAGCGAGGCTCCCAGGACTAGAAAAACCTCCTTCTGGCAACGCTGGTCTCTTCATAACAAG AAAAGCCCTCCAGGGGATGTACGCTCTGGAGATGGTGATAGCACAAGTCTGCAGAAGag GCTACAGAGAGAGGCATGGTCTCCCATTTCCACCACAACCCCTGATACCAGCGAGGCTCCCAGGACTAGAAAAACCTCCTTCTGGCAACGCTGGTCTCTTCATAACAAG ATAAGCCCTCAAAGTGATGTACGCTCTGGGAATGGCGAAAGCTTAAGTCTTCAGAAGag CCAGCAGACAGAAGCACCCTCTCCTTCTACCATCACAACCAGCGAGGCTCCTAGAACTAGAAAAACCTCCTTCTGGAATTGTTGGCGTCTTCTTAACAAG aaaaagcagagccATCTCCAACAAGATGTGGACGCTGTCACAATCCATTCACCCTCAGTGACAGAAATGAG ttgTTGCACAAGTGAGAAGTCTCAGGGAGTAGAGACTGGTGTCGAGTTCAGGGCCTCACCTGTTCTTGACAGTCCTGTCTCTGCTCACCATGAGCCACATCTCCAAGCAGTCCAACAATGCTCCACCAC TATACAATGCACTGGTGATTTTGGGGATGTTGAAGATGGAGGACTGGATGGTTCTCCTGCATCTTCCAGAGAAGGAGACTCCCACACTGGCCAGAACAGCAGAGTGGAAGAGACTGTCTTGTCCTCTACTGCCACAGCACAGAT CATAAACAACCAAGAGGACTGCAAAGAAAGCGAGGCTGATGTCCAAGACAACATCCAACCTGCGTCTGAAAGTCAAGACAAGACTCCCGAGAAAGAATG CCCTTGA